The following are encoded together in the Streptomyces sp. NBC_01465 genome:
- a CDS encoding IclR family transcriptional regulator — protein MSAAETGGAQVKSAVRTVELLEYFAGRPGMHSLASVQEAVGYPKSSLYMLLRTLVELGWVETDATGTRYGIGVRALLVGTSYIDGDEVVAAARPTLDRLSDDTTETIHLARLDGTNVVYLATRQSQHYLRPFTRVGRRLPAHSTSLGKALLATHSDEQVRKMLPETMPQLTEHTITDREKLIEELHLIREQGYAVDREENTLGLRCFGVAIPYRTPARDAISCSVPVARLTPAHEQMVKDALFDARDRLTLATRRL, from the coding sequence ATGTCGGCTGCCGAGACAGGTGGGGCACAAGTCAAGTCCGCGGTGCGGACGGTGGAGCTCCTCGAATACTTCGCCGGGCGCCCCGGCATGCACTCCCTCGCCTCCGTCCAGGAGGCGGTCGGCTACCCCAAGTCCAGCCTCTACATGCTGCTGCGCACCCTCGTGGAGCTCGGCTGGGTCGAGACGGACGCGACCGGCACGCGGTACGGCATCGGGGTGCGGGCCCTGCTGGTGGGCACCTCGTACATCGACGGGGACGAGGTCGTGGCCGCCGCCCGGCCCACCCTCGACCGGCTCTCGGACGACACGACGGAGACCATCCACCTCGCCCGCCTCGACGGGACGAATGTGGTCTATCTGGCCACCCGCCAGTCGCAGCACTATCTGCGCCCCTTCACCCGCGTCGGCCGCCGCCTGCCCGCGCACTCCACCTCGCTCGGCAAGGCGCTGCTCGCCACCCACAGCGACGAGCAGGTCCGCAAGATGCTGCCCGAGACCATGCCGCAGCTGACCGAGCACACGATCACGGACCGCGAGAAGCTCATCGAAGAGCTGCACCTGATCCGTGAGCAGGGGTACGCGGTCGACCGCGAGGAGAACACCCTGGGCCTGCGCTGCTTCGGCGTCGCGATCCCGTACCGCACCCCGGCGCGCGACGCGATCAGCTGCTCGGTGCCCGTCGCCCGGCTGACCCCCGCCCATGAGCAGATGGTCAAGGACGCGCTCTTCGACGCCCGGGACCGGCTGACACTGGCGACTCGTAGGCTCTGA
- a CDS encoding GNAT family N-acetyltransferase, with translation MEIALREVEDADLPVIYGHMSDPESNRMAAFTCKDPTDRAYFDAHWARLRADASVVNRTVLADGAVVGHAAVYGVPGEREVTYFIDRAYWGKGVATAALRGLLAIVTERPLFARAAADNTGSRRVLEKCGFVVTGHERGFANFRGEEIDEVVLALPE, from the coding sequence ATGGAGATTGCGCTGCGCGAGGTCGAGGACGCCGATCTGCCCGTCATCTACGGGCACATGAGCGACCCCGAGTCGAACCGGATGGCCGCCTTCACCTGCAAGGACCCCACCGACCGGGCCTACTTCGACGCCCACTGGGCCAGGCTCCGCGCCGACGCGTCCGTCGTGAACCGGACGGTGCTCGCCGACGGCGCGGTCGTCGGCCACGCCGCCGTGTACGGGGTCCCCGGCGAGCGCGAGGTCACGTACTTCATCGACCGCGCGTACTGGGGGAAGGGCGTCGCCACCGCCGCCCTCCGCGGTCTCCTGGCGATCGTGACCGAGCGCCCACTGTTCGCCCGCGCAGCCGCCGACAACACGGGCTCGCGGCGGGTCCTGGAGAAGTGCGGCTTCGTCGTCACCGGGCACGAGCGCGGCTTCGCCAACTTCCGCGGCGAGGAGATCGACGAGGTCGTGCTCGCCCTGCCGGAGTGA
- a CDS encoding sensor histidine kinase, with protein sequence MRRLLGARARRRWVHLILGGALLMPYFLVGMVIVGAFAPSSDAFSSLPHQFAAFGFALPLAAVTGLLPLVRPLSVYAVRALCGIDGGLLADGPAGSRAARVRTAGWYTLHVGAGGVVSGATLALPPFAVLLIALPFSDSLRTSRYGVSQVFDGWRALLAPPAGLAMLCALALCAAAAGELLARTAPVLLGPSPTDRLAAAEKRAADLAVRNRLARELHDSVGHALSAVTLQAGAARRVLETDVEFVREALTAIEETTRRTVGELDAVLGLLREGEDQGATGPTLEGLDGLLAHCGVKVDCTVTGDPAVLAAAVSREAYRIVQEGLSNALRYGGSSRVGLRIAVLEEKVEITMENPLPEHAPVVRPGGGRGLPGIAERAALLGGRAAAGPHDGVWRLTAELPR encoded by the coding sequence GTGAGGCGGCTCCTCGGGGCGCGGGCGCGCCGCCGCTGGGTGCATCTGATCCTGGGCGGTGCGCTGCTCATGCCGTACTTCCTGGTCGGCATGGTGATCGTGGGCGCGTTCGCACCGAGCAGCGACGCCTTCTCCTCGCTCCCCCACCAGTTCGCCGCGTTCGGCTTCGCGCTGCCGCTCGCCGCGGTGACCGGGCTGCTGCCGCTCGTGCGGCCGCTGTCCGTGTACGCGGTACGGGCGCTCTGCGGCATCGACGGCGGGCTGCTGGCCGACGGTCCCGCCGGGTCGCGGGCGGCGCGCGTGCGCACGGCGGGCTGGTACACACTGCACGTGGGGGCCGGCGGGGTGGTCAGCGGGGCCACGCTCGCCCTTCCGCCGTTCGCGGTGCTGCTGATCGCGCTGCCGTTCTCGGACTCGCTGCGCACCTCGCGGTACGGAGTGAGTCAAGTCTTCGACGGGTGGCGGGCGTTGCTGGCACCGCCCGCAGGTCTGGCGATGCTGTGCGCGCTGGCGCTCTGCGCCGCCGCGGCCGGTGAGCTGCTGGCCCGCACGGCGCCCGTACTGCTCGGCCCCTCGCCGACGGACCGGCTGGCCGCAGCCGAGAAGCGCGCGGCGGACCTCGCGGTGCGCAACCGGCTGGCGCGGGAGCTGCACGACTCGGTGGGCCATGCGCTGAGCGCGGTGACGCTGCAGGCGGGTGCGGCGCGCAGGGTGCTGGAGACGGATGTGGAGTTCGTACGGGAGGCGCTCACCGCGATCGAGGAGACGACACGGCGCACGGTGGGTGAACTCGACGCCGTACTGGGCCTGTTGAGGGAGGGCGAGGACCAGGGGGCGACGGGGCCGACCCTGGAGGGGCTCGACGGGCTGCTCGCGCACTGCGGCGTGAAGGTGGACTGCACGGTGACGGGCGACCCGGCGGTTCTGGCCGCCGCCGTGTCCCGGGAGGCGTACCGCATCGTGCAGGAAGGGCTGAGCAACGCCCTGCGGTACGGCGGGAGTTCACGGGTCGGCCTGAGGATCGCGGTACTGGAGGAGAAAGTGGAGATCACGATGGAGAACCCGCTCCCGGAGCACGCTCCGGTGGTACGTCCCGGAGGCGGCCGGGGTCTGCCCGGCATCGCCGAGCGCGCGGCGCTCCTCGGCGGCCGGGCGGCCGCGGGCCCGCACGACGGCGTCTGGCGCCTGACGGCGGAGCTCCCCCGGTGA
- a CDS encoding response regulator transcription factor, translating to MTAAITRVVLADDERMVRTALRVIIDAEPDLEVVGEATTGAEAVSVVRSLRPDVVLMDVRMPEIDGIRATEQILSTLAEPPRIVVVTTFENDSYVYDALRAGAAGFLLKRAAAEDLVQAVRLVARSDSLLFPAAVRELAALHSSQKPAPPPWASRLTDREAEVLRQMATGLTNAEIAARLEVGPATVKSHVAAVLAKTGVRDRTQAVIAAYESGFIRPK from the coding sequence GTGACCGCGGCCATCACACGGGTCGTGCTCGCCGACGACGAGCGCATGGTCCGCACCGCGCTGCGCGTCATCATCGACGCCGAACCCGATCTGGAGGTGGTCGGCGAGGCGACGACCGGCGCCGAGGCGGTCTCGGTGGTCCGCTCGCTGCGCCCCGACGTGGTCCTGATGGACGTCCGGATGCCGGAGATCGACGGCATCCGCGCCACCGAACAGATCCTCTCCACGCTCGCCGAGCCGCCGCGGATCGTCGTGGTCACGACCTTCGAGAACGACTCCTACGTGTACGACGCGCTGCGCGCGGGGGCCGCCGGATTCCTGCTGAAGCGGGCCGCGGCCGAGGACCTGGTCCAGGCGGTGCGCCTGGTCGCCCGCAGCGACTCGCTCCTGTTCCCCGCCGCCGTACGCGAGCTCGCCGCGCTCCACAGTTCGCAGAAGCCGGCTCCCCCGCCGTGGGCGTCCCGGCTCACCGACCGCGAGGCCGAGGTGCTCCGCCAGATGGCGACGGGGCTGACCAATGCCGAGATCGCGGCCCGGCTGGAGGTCGGCCCCGCGACCGTCAAGTCCCATGTGGCGGCGGTCCTGGCGAAGACGGGCGTACGCGACCGCACACAGGCTGTGATCGCCGCGTACGAATCCGGGTTCATTCGGCCCAAATGA